The following is a genomic window from Citrifermentans bemidjiense Bem.
GCGGCGTTCTCGACGTACACCGTGTCCACCAGGCAGGGGCGGTTGCCGATCCGCTTCAACGCGCCCGATCGCGCCTTCGCCACGATGCGCGGCACCAGGTGGTTGTCGCCGGGGCCCCAGATCAGGTGGGGGCGCAGCGACACGGTCGCCAGCTCAGGTGCATTGGCCGCGAGCACCGCCTGTTCGGCCAGTGCCTTCGTGTGTGGGTAATGCGCCTCGAAATGCGCAGGGTAGGGGAGCGACTCGTCCCCTCCCTCCACGTCGGATCCGTCGAAGACGACGCTTGGGGAGCTGGTATAGACGAGCCTTTCGATGCCGAGCCTGCGGCAGGCCTCGATGACGTTTTCGGTGCCGGTGACGTTGGCGCGGTAGTACTCCTCGAACTCCCCCCAGATCCCCGCCTTCGCGGCGACATGGAAAACGACGTCGCACCCCCGGGCCGCGTCCGCCACCGCTTCCGGATCCGACAGGTCGCCCCGGCGCTGTTCCACGCCCAGCAGGGCCAGTTCCGGGTACTCGCCGCGCGAGAAGCTGACCGCCTGGTCCCCCCGGGCCAGCAACTGGCGCACAATGGCCGAGCCTAAGAAGCCCCCGCCGCCGGTCACGAGAGCCTTCATTTGAGCCTCGCAGCCGCCCAGACCGCCAGTTTTTCCCGAAAGATCTTGGCGTTGTGACGGATGTCCACCGGGAAGGCCGGGTGGAATAGTATGGTTTCAATCGACTTGGTGTGGATGTGGTCCTGTGCGTATGAGAGAAGCTCGGCCCGGACCAGTTCAGGATCCACCTTGACGTCCTTTTCCAGCTCCACGCAGAGCACGGGCTTCAGCTCGCCGGGTGCTCCCACCCCCACCAGCGCGGTGCGGAACACCGCCGGGTGGGCGTTGAACACTGCCTCGCACGGGATAGTGTAAAGCGGCCCGGACTCGGTCTCCACGCGGTGCGACTTGCGTCCGCAGAACCAGATCCTACCTTCCTCGTCGCGCCCGCCCAGATCCCCCATGCGGTGGAAGAAGGAACCTGTCTCGGGATCGGCGATCTTGGAGAGATGGTCCGATTCCGGGCGGTTGTAGTACCCCCTGGTGACCTGCTCCCCCTGCACCACGATCTCGCCGATCTTCCCGGTCGGTACCCGCAGCGATTCGTGCCAGCTGCAGATAGGGTCGTCGCTGATCTGGACGATCTCCAGTCGGATCCCCTCGACCGGCCTGCCGACGCAGACGCCGCCGCCGGCATCGGTGATCTTCCGGGTGGTTTCCAGGATCTCGGTGCTGCCGATGGAGCAGACGGGGAGCGCCTCGGTGGCGCCGTAAGGGGTGAAGACCTGCACGCCGGGGTTCAGGAGCGAAGTGAAGCGCTCCAGTACCGCAGCCGACACCGGGGCGCCGGCCGAGATGGCGCGTCTCAAGGTGGGAAGCTTCACCTGGTGCTGCACCCCGTAGCGCCCGACCCGGTTAATCAGTGCGGGTGAGCCGAACATGGTGGTGACGCCGTAGGTATGGATGGCGCCGATGATCTTCTTCGGGTCCACCGACCCCGGGCGGGTAAAGTCCATCTCCGGGATAACGGCGGTCATGCCGAGGGCGGGGGCGAAAAGGGCGAAGAGCGGGAAGGTAGGGAGGTCGATCTCGCCCGGCTCGATGCCGTAGACCTGCTTCAGCGCCTGCACCTGCGCCGCGAAATTGCCGTGGCTGTAGACCGCCCCCTTGGGAACCCCAGTGCTGCCGCTGGTGAAGAGGATGGCGGCGACGTCATCGGAGCTGGTCGGGGCGGGGACGAAGGGGGAAGCGTCGGTGTGCTCGTCGATGATCCTGTTGAGGGTGGTTCCTTCCCAGAAAAGGCGCGGACCGACGGTGATCCAGGTCCGGATGGTCTCCTTGCCCCAGCCGAAGATCAGCCGCGCTAGGTGCGCCTTGGGGATGCCGATGAAGGCGTGCGGCTGCGCCTCGGCAAAGCACTGCTTCAGGTTCTTGATCCCCAGCCCCGGGTCGATCAATACCGGCACCGCGCCCACCTTGAAGAGCGCGAAGGTAAGAGCGAAGAACTCCGGGCTAGGCGTCACCATAAGCACAGTGCGCACGCCGCGGCAGATGCCGTTGGCGATCAGCCCCCGTGCGATCCGGTCGCTCAGCGTGTTGAGCTCGGAGAAGCTCAAGCTCCGGTTCTGCTTGGGGAAGATGATGGCCCTCGTGTCGGGCTGGCGCTTCGCCATCTCCGGCAGGTGCGCTGCAATGTTGACCAGTTCGCTCTCTAGCATGGCCTTAACGGATCTCCCCGGGTTTAGTCTCTCGCAGGAATTCGGCAATCATCGGCACGACTTCTTGCTTCATGTCTTCCAGGATGTAGTGTCCGGCGTCGGGGTAGTTCTTCACCTTCGCCTTGGGGAAGCGGCGCCTCCACTCGGCGAGGAAGGTCCGGTCGAACACGAAGTCGAGCTCCCCCCAGAAGATGGCGATGGGGAGATCGGCGAAGCGCTCAAGACCCGCCGCTATCTCGCTCACCAGGTCGTAGTTGCGGTCGCCGGGGGCGAGCGGGATGTCCTGCACGAAGCGCAGCGTGGCGATGCGGTTCGCCCAGGAGTCGTAGGGGGAGCGGTACGCCTGCTGCAGTTCGCAGGGCATCGGGTTTTTCTTGCAGCCGACGATGGAGGCCCCCACGCTGAAGGCGTTGAAGCCGCGCACCAGAAGCGTCCCCAGGGCCGTATCGCGGCAGATCTTCAGCCCGAGCGGGAAGGGCTTCTCCTTGGGGAGATGGAAGGCGGCCGTGTTCAAGAGCACGATGCGCCCGATCCGCTCCGGGTGCCGGTTGGCGTACCCCATGCCGATCATCCCGCCCCAGTCGTGCAGCACCAGGGTGATCTTCCCTTCCGGGTGCAGGTGGTCGATCAGGCGCTCCAGGTCGTCGATGCGGCGCGCGAGCGTGTAGTCGTAGCGGTCGTCGCCGGGCTTGTCCGAGAAGCCGCAGCCGATGTGGTCCGGAACGATGCAGCGGAAATTGTCGCGCAGCGCCAGCACCAGGTTTCGGTAGTAGAAGGACCAGGAAGGGTTCCCGTGCACCATGACCACAGGCTCGCCCGCGCCCTCGTCGAGGTAGTGGTAGGAGAGGCCGCCCAGGTCCAGCGTGCGTCCGGTGAAGGGGTAGTGCGCTTTTATATCAAGAGTCATTAGATACTCACCTGTGTCTGTGTGTTCGTCGGACGCTGAAGGGGACTGGCTCCGCAAGGTGCCTGTCCCCCTGAGCGGGAGTCGCCCGAGCGGGAGTCGTGTTAGTAGCGATTGAGACAACCTTCCCTCACCCCGACCCTCTCCCAAAGGGCGAGGGGGAGCTTGCGGAAGTCTGTGAGTAGCGGGTGAAACAATCTGCCCTGCATCTCTGCGAGATTGCGTGGTTGAGGGGCGGGGGGGGTGAGGGAAATCTTTTACCAATCCACCCCAAGCATCAGGCAGTTGAGTCCGCTCCCTATCCCAAGAAGCGCCACCCGGTCTCCCTCGGAGAGGACGTCCCTCTCATCGGCAAGCGCCGCCGTGAGGGGCAGAGAGACGGTCCCCATGTTCCCCAGGAATTCGTAGCTGGTGAAGTCCTTCTGCAGCGGAATTCCCAACGTCTTCAAGATTGCGCTTTGGTGCGCGCTGCCCACCTGGTGGCAGACAACCCGGTCTACGTCGTGCTCGCCCCAGCCCACCTCGGGAAGAAACTGCTCCCAGGTACGGCGGCCGAGCTCGACCCCATAGTTCATCACGCTGACCGCATCGGTGCTCATGGACTGCGCGAAGCCTCCCTTGCCGTCGGGGGTGATGCCCCAGAGGCAAAGGGCGTGGTGCTCCGGGGCCGCCTGGGTCAGGCCGCCGCGCAGGCGCCGCCTGCCGGATTTGGAGAAGGAGCCGTCGGTCAAGAGCACGGCCACCGCGCCGGAGCCGCCGGTGAGGGTGGCGAGCGAACTGGCGAAGTTCTCCATGCTCCTGTCCTCGAGCATGCGGGCGATCATGATGTCGTTGATTTCCCTGGCGCTCTCGCAGGAGACCACCAGACCCGCGCGGATCTGCCCCAGCTCGATGCGGTTCGCGACCTCGAGGATGCCGTTCAAGACGCCGAGGCAGGCGTTGGAGAGGTCCAGCACCGCGACGTTTCCCGAGATGCCGAGCCCGGCGGCCACGCGGCAGGCGGTGGCAGGTTCGAACCGCTCGCGGCAGACGCCGGTGTAAAGGAGCGCCCCGATCTCGCTGGCAGGGACGCCGGCAGCCGAAAGCGCCTTTTTGCCGGCGGCCACGGCCCCCTTGGAAAGCTGGAAACCAGGCTCCCACCAGCGCCGTTCGCGAATGCCGGTCAGCGCCTGGAGTTGTCCGGGGGTGAAGTGCAGGGTTTTGTAAAGCGGTTCGAGCCGCGCCTCCAGCTCGTCGGAAGTGACGACCACCGGAGCCAGCTCGTAGCCGAAAGATTCGATAAATACCTTGGAATACTTCATTCATCACCTTAAAAACGGAAGCTTAAAATCAAAAAAGCATGACCACAGAGGACTCGGAGGTTCACGGGGGTCACGGAGGAAAACCAAATTCTATTTATTGTTGAACCAGCACCCGAGACCTCAATTACAAGCCTCGCTACACAGGATCACAGAGGAGAGCAGTTCATAGCTCCCTCCCCCCTTGCGGGGGAGGGTTGGGGTGGGGGGGACGGCGCCATTGACGACTTCGTTGGCAGCTTCACCCACCCCTCGATCCCCTCCCGTCAAGGGAGGGGAAGAGTATGTTCTTGCGCCGACCACTGCGAACATGGCCGCCTCCATCAAATACCGCCTACCCCCGCTCCAACTGCAGCGTGAAGTCGTTCATCTGGTAAATGGCACGCCCGTCCACATACAGGAACCCGGCGGCAGTAAGTACCTTGTTGGCGTCATCGACGGCGGTGATCCAGGCAACTACGGTGACTTCCTTATTGGTCGGCACCACTTGGCCGCGGTAGAGCCAGCGGTGCTCCCGCTCCAGCGCCACAGCCGCAAGAGTGTCACCCTCCTGCCAGCCCCAACGCTCGACCGCCGCAAACTTTACCAGTTGCAGGAACGACTCAAGCCCCAGCGACCCCGGCGTCACCGGGTCTTCGTAGAAGTGCGCTTTGAAGTACCAGTCGTTCGGGTCAACCAGTTTGGTCCCTTTCAGGTAACCGAGACCGGCCGGGCCGCCGTCGGCGACGTAGAGTTCGATCTGGTCGATCATCCTCAGCTTCTTCTCTGGGTATGGGCGGCTCTCGGGATAGAGGAGCTTCTTTCCTCGCGCGACCTCTTCCGCCGTCGGCTGGTGCGGGGCCGCTTCCCTGATGCCGACTTGGTTCGCCAGCGCCTCTTTGGCGAAGAAGCCGAACATGGTGTCCCCCTCATAGAGGACGCCCTGGCGGTCGGCTACGCTGAAGCTGAACTCCTGGATGATCATCCCGCCGCTGGTCGCCGCCTTGGTGAGGGTGGCGGTCGCGGTGAGCGTGCCGGTCTCAGGCGTCACGGCCCGGTGCTGCACCGCCGTTCCTCCCAGGTTCCTGAAGGAGATGTCGTTGGGGGTGGTGAGCGCGGAGCCCACGTAGGCTGCGAGCCAGCCGCAGGGCTGCAGTGCCGCTTCAAGCAGCACGGAGAAGGGCATGCGCGCCTGGCGGTCGGCGGCGAAATACCACTCGTCCACCGGGATGTCGTACTGCGCTTCGGCCATCGCTCCGGGGACCATCTGCCAGGGCTCGCCACGCACCGCGGTGACCCGGTCCATGAACTGGAAGGGAGGTCCGGGGAGCCGGGCGATCTTTCTCCCGCTGTCGAAGATCCGGTACCTGTCGCCGAACCCTTCGGACGGCTTGCCGTTACTGTAAGCGAGGATCTGCGCCTTGGTGTAGACGGCAGGTTTCACGTCGTAGCCGGCGGCTGACTGGGCCGGCACAGCAGCTATTATGCTAAGCAGTTCCTGGCCCTTGGCACCCCAAAGTTCAAGCAGCGCTTGATGGTTGGTTCCGGTCAGCTGGGCGGACATGTTGGTGATCTCGACGATCGGCTTGCCGTCGGCGTACATCAGAGCGTCCACGATGGCGTAGGGCTCGGGGCGGTAACCGAGCTCGCGCACCGTGACCTCGTAGGTGACCACCTTGGTTGTCTCCAGCACCTGACCGCGGCAGCAAAGCTGGCTGGCGACGCCGGGAACGGGTTGCCACGCGGCGCCGTCAGACTCGGCGACCCATCCCAGGCGCAGCAGGAAGATGCGCAGCGTGTGCATGCAGCACTCGTACATGAGGGTGCCGGGCATGACGCGGTCGTCGACGAAGTGGCAGGTGATGAACCAGTCGTCCGGGTGGATGTCGGCCTCGGCGCGGATGAAGCCCAGGCCGCAGCGACCGCCGTCGGGCACCAGTTCCATGACGCGGTGCACGAGTTCCATCCTGCCGCCCGGTATGGTTAGTGGTCTGCCTACGCGAAGTCCTGCGAAGAGGGGGCCGAAGCAGGCCGCGAGATCCCCCCTGCGTAGCGCGTTCAACTGATCCGCGCTGTAGGCTGCTGGCTGCATCGGCACCAGGTACTTCCAGTCCGGCGGGAGCTTGCCTGTCTTGGGGCGGAGGTCGATGGCGCCCCGCACGATCCCCTTGCCGGCGTCCAGTTCGCCCTGGGTGAAGAACCCGGCGCAGCCGTTGCGCATGGATAGAAGCGGCTCCCCGTTCACCGTCGCCTCGAAGTGGAAACGGAACAGGTAGGTCTCGCCCTGGCGGAAGAAGCGCTCGATGCGGATGTCGTAGTTGATGGTTTCGCCCGGCCCCGGGAGCTCGCGGTGGAAGGTGACCACGGCGTCCAGCAGGCGATATACCGCCAGTCCCTTGGTGATGAAGTCGATCCCCAGGTAGCCGGAAAGAAAGAGGTCCGCCTGACCGGCCTCGACTGCGATGCAGGTCGGGATGCGGCCACCATCCAGGTACCAGGCGCCCGGATGCACGTCGTGCTGGGTCACCACGCGGCCGCTGGTCATGGATTTGGGCTCACCCTCCAGCGCCACGATGCGGTGCACCAGTTGCAGCGGCGTGTCGGGGAGCCGGACGCGGGTCGGGAAGCTGTCCGCCTCGGCGAACTCGGGCCCGAGCATCTTGGCGACGGAGCCCACGGCGAACTCGAAGCACATCTGCTCGTCGTAGAGCGCGGGAAGGGCGCCGGGGTAGGGGGCAGGCCGCACTGTCACCGGGGGGGCTGCGGGTACTGCCGCAGCCGGTTCCGGAGACCATCCCGGATAATTACCCGTTGCCGGGAAAGCAGATGCCGCATCCAGTGGCATCCCCGCGGCCAGCATCTGCTGCTGCAGGGATATCTGCAGCGCCAGCGTCTCGGCGATGGAACGGCTCAGGTCGGTGGCGACGCGCAGGTAAGCCTCATGGGCCTGCTGGGATGCTTCCTGGGCGGCGGCGAATTCGCGCAGCAGCGGTTCCTGGATCGCACCCTGGATGGGGAGCGGCGAAACGGCCTGTAGTGGCGCGGGGTTCACTTGCGGCTGCCCCATCTGGGGCTGAGCCGCCTGAGGCTGCGCCTGAGTTGCGGCATTGTGTGTCGATGGTGCTGTCGGTGCAACCACTTGATCTGCAGCCGGAATCGACAACGTACTTACCGGCGCATCTGTGGACCGCCTTATCTGGGGGGGCTGCGGTACGGCTACCTTGGTTGCGGCAGGTGCGGCGGAAACGGGCGCCTGCGGCCTGACAGGCGGTGCCGCCTGTGCCGGTGCGGAAGCTTCCATTCCCGGGCGCGACGGTGCAAAGGGGTCGCCGCCGGTAGTGAAGCGAAGGGATTTCCCCTCGCCGACTAAGGCCGTGGCGCTGACACGCGCCGGTGCGAGGGCGAACAACGGTTCGAAGTCGACGGGAACGCGCTCGGAGGTGAGCTGGGCCAAAAGCCGCAGCAGGGCCGAATTGGCGTCCACCCCGGGGAGGCAGACGGAACGCGCCATGTGGGGGCGTCCGGCGAGGATGCGGCCGATCATGCGGCTGCAGGAGCCGCCCGGTCCCATCTCGATGAAGTACCTTACCCCTTCGGCGTAGGCCGCCTCGATCACCTTGGGGTAATCGATCCCCTCGATGGCCTGGGAGAGGATCGAGTCGGCTGCGGAGCGCCGGTGAACCTGGTACGCCGCGCCGGCGGCGCCGCTGTAGAAGGTAACCCCAGCAGGAGGGGTGGTGTTGAAGTTGTGCAGGTCACGGTAAGGGTTGGCCACCTGGCGCGCCACCTCGCAGTGCACCGTGGTGACACCCTGCAGCGGGAAGAAGCGGCAGTCCAGCATGGCGACCAGATGCTTCACCCACTTCACGTCGCCGCCGATGACGCATTCATCGGGGGTGTTGACAATGAGGAGGTAGACGCGCGAGGTTTTCTTCAGCGCGCGCCGCACCTCGCGGGCCGGGGCGTCGACCACGCCGATGCTCCAGTGGATTTCCTTCCCCTCGGTTTCCCCCCAAGCCTCCCGGGCGGCGCGGCATTCGCCGGCCAGGTCGCGGGTGAAGAGGGTGGAGGCCTTCATGCGCGACAGCATGAGGTCGCGCTCGATCCAGGTGCGGCTGCCGAAGAGGCCCGCGGATTCTCCCAGGCTGTAGCCGATCACGGCGCTGGGGTCGATGCCGAATTGCCGCACCACGTCGGTCACGGCGCAGCCGGTAGCGACCTGGCCGAAGATGACCGCCAGGTGGTTCTCGTTGACGCTCTCCATGGGGGCGCCGTTCCAGAACTGCTCCGGCTGGAACTGGTCGCGCAGGTAGAGGTTCTCGCCGTCCTGGCGGCGGTAGACCTGCGGCCAGCGGGCGGACAACTCCATCCCCATCCCGGCGAAGTGGTTGCCGGAACCTGGATAGACGAAGCCGATCTTGCCCGATTTCCCTATGGGCTCGGCGCTGAAGAAGATGCGGTCGCGAAGCGACGGGTGAAGCACCGCATCGGCGTAGGCCGGGTCGGACTGCACCATCCGCTCCCCCTGCAGGCAAAGGGATGAAAGCTCTTCGAGGCTGCGCGCTACCAGGGCTATCGCCAGCGGCTCGCCGGCCAGGCTCCTCTGGCTGAGCAGGTCGTGCGATAGCGCGGAGAGGGACGGCGCCGGCTTTTTCTCCGCCTGCTGCTTCAACTGCTGCAGGCGCTCGGCCAACTGCTCTCGGTCGGCGCCGGCGACGCAGAAGAGATACTCCTCCCACCCGCCCAACGGCGCGACCTTCTCGGCCGCAGCTTTCGGCTGCTCCTTGTCGTACCCCAGAAGCACCACGTGGCTGCAACTGCCGTCCACACCGAAGACGCTGACGCCGGCGTGGCGCGGCCCCTCGCAGCGGTTCCTGAGCCAGAAGCGCGAGGCCTCCGGCAGGAAGAGCGAACCGCTTCCGGAGACCTTTCCGAGCGGCCGCTCGCCGGAGCGGGCCCCGGGGATGATCTCCTGGTAAAGCGCAAGGCAGCCGCGGACCAGCGAGGCTAGGCCGCTGGCGGCGCCGGTGTGCCCTATGTCCGCCTTGACGCTGGCGACGGCCAAGCGCCTTTGTGAGGCTGCGGCGTGTGCGGGGTCGTCGAAGAACTCGGCAAGGGCTGCCGCTTCCATGCGGTCCTCGGCGGCGTGCCCGCTGCCATGGGCTTCGAGGTAGCCGACCTTGTCCGGTGTGATGCCGGCCTCGCCATAGGCGCGCTCCAGAGCGTGCCGGTAAGCGGCTGTGCCTGGTAGCATCAGATCGCCGCTGGCGGTACCCAGGCCGCCGATCACGGCGTAGATCCTGTCCCCGTCGCGCTCCGCGTCTTCCAGACGTTTGAGGATCACGCTGGCCGCGCCTTCCCCGACGATGGCGCCGTCTGCGGACTGGTCGAATGGGGTTGCGCTGCCGAAGCGGGAGTAGGGGCGTCCCAGGTGCTGGCCGATTGCCGCCCTCAGGTCGCCGGCAAGGTCGACGGCGCCTACTACAGCGCGGTCGATCTCCTCGCTTTGGAGTTGGCGCACCGCGGTCTCCAGGGCGCGCAGGCCGGAGCTTTCCTCGCTGGAGAGGGTGAAGCTGGGGCCGCCGCAGCGGAACTCGCGGGCGACGCGGCTCGCCACGACGCTTCCCAAAGCACCCATGGTCCGGTTGGCGCTCAGTGCCGGGCCGGCCGCTTCACGCAGCTGCGCGACCCACTGCTCGAATTCCTGTTCGCTCAGGTTGAGGCCCAGCTCCTTCTCCCACTGCCGCGCCTTTTCGGCTATGGACCAGCGGAAGGCGAAGTTGGTGCTGTTCAGGTCGAGGGCGATGCCGATGAAGACGCCGGCGCGCAGGTTCTCCTTCTTGTCCATACCCGCGTCGGCGATGGCCGCGGCGGCCGACTGCAGCATGAGGAGCTGCTGTGGGAGCATCTCTTCCAGCTCCTTGGGCGGAATGCGGAACTGCCCAGGGCTCTGGTCGAACTGGTCCAGATAGAAGCCGGCGAAGGGGGTCTCCTTCAGTTTCTCCTTGGCGAACCAGGCGCTCTTCTCGGCTCCCCACCAGTCCTTGGGCTGGGTCGGGCGGGCCGGTGTACCTCCGCCCAAGACGCGTGCCTGGAAGGAGGTGAGGTCCTGCCACTCTCCGAAACGGGCGTCCAGGCCCACGACGGCTATGGGGCAACCTTTTGCCGGGGCGGGGGAGGCGGTAGCCTCGCTCTCAGGGAGCCACTCCTCGACCAGCAGGTGGCCGTTGATGCCGCCGAAGCCGAAGGCGGAGACGGCGGCGCGGCGCGGGACGGAGTCTCCGCGCCTTTTCCAGGGAGCGGCGCTCTGCAGCACCCGGAAGGGGCTTTGTTCCAGCTGGAAGTTGGCCGGCGCGGCGTTGAAGTTGGCGGTGGGGGGAAGCGTCTCCTCCGCCATGGACAGGAGCACTTTGGTGAGTGCTGCCGAACCAGCCGCGGTCAGAAGGTGGCCGATGTTCGACTTGACCGACCCGATGACGCACCCTTTACGCGCTTCTGGCGTCTCGCCCCAAAGCTCCCTGAGGCTCGCGACTTCGGTGGCGTCACCTACCGGGGTGCCTGTTGCGTGGCACTCGATCAGGTCGACGTCCTGCGGTTCCCATCCCGCTTTGGCGTAGGCGGCGCGCATGGCGCGCAGCTGCCCGTCGGAAAGGGGGGCCAGGAGGCTCCCACCCACGTCGTTGGAAAGACCTATTCCCTTGATTACGCCGTAGATCTTGTCTCCCTGCGCCACGGCGTCCTCGAGCCTTTTCAGCACGAAGATACCCGCGCCTTCGCCCACGACCAGGCCGTCGCCGCTCGCATCAAACGGGGAGCATATGCCGCGGCGCGACAGCGCGCGCAGTTGGGAGAAGCCCATCTGGGTGTAGAGCGGGTCGGGACGGGAGAGCCCGCCGGTGAGCATGGCGTCGGCGCGACCGGAGAGAAGCTCGTCGCAGGCAAGCTTGATGGCGTAGATGGAGGAGGCGCAGGCTGCGTCGAGGGTGCAGCAGCCGCCACCCAGGCCGAGAGCCGCGGAAAGAAGGCCCGCAGGGAGACCGGCCACGTAGCGGTTCAGCCCCTGCGGGATCGGTGCGTCCCCCGCGTGCCCGAGGAGTTTCTCCTCGAAGTTCCGTCCCAAAAGGGCGCGGGAGAGCTCGGCGGATTTCTCGCTGGGAAGCGCCAGGTTGCCGATGATGACGCCGATACGGGAGCGGTCGACCCCGGTGGTGACGGCGGAGTCGAAGGCCCTTTTGCCGGCGTGCAGCAGCAGGTGGAACAGGGGATCGAGCCCCGAGGCAAGCTCCGGGTCGATGTTGAGCCCCGAAAGGCTCGCCAGGGGAGGTATGGAGTCGATGAAGCAGCCGCGCTTGGAGTAGACGTGGTCCGGCTTTCCCGCCTCCGGGTGGAAGGCGGTATCGGCCGGGAGCTGCCAGCGCCCGGCCGGGACCTCGCGGGCGGCGCTTTTAGCGTTGCGGATGTTATTCCAGAAAGTTGTCAGTTCCGGCGCGTCGGGAAAGATCCCGCCGATGCCGACGATTGCCACGGAAGGCGACTGCTGCTTCATGCCTATGCCGCCCCCAATGCAACGGAAACGGTCCGCAGCTTGTTACGCTGGAAGGCCTGCTTGAGGGACGGGTCGATGACGCACTCGTATCCCTCCAGGCGCGCTACGAGCTTGCCGGTGTTGCGGTCCAGGAACTCCATGTCGGCGCTGGCGCCGCGCGGGTTCTCGGAGGTGACGCGGATCACCACCTGGGCCCCTTCCTTCGGGAAGGATTCCTGGAACTGGCGGTAGCGCCCGGCGAAGCAGGGGAGCGATCCGGCGCCGAAGCGCTCGAAGCTCCAGAGGATCATCATCTGGAAGGCGCTGTCCACGACCAGCGGATCGGTGAGCCAGGCGCTCCTCAAGGGGCGGCGGATCCATTTGCCCGGCGCGGGCGCGCCCTTAACCGAGGCAGCGATTCCCTTGGCGGAGCAGCCGTCGACGTGCTCGATGCCGTGCAGGTCGGGGCCGTGGAAGAGGCGCTCGTTGTTGTAGATGACCCCGTCGTGCGGCGCGTAGGCGGTGGCCGGTATCTCGGTGATGGAGCGGATACCCTCCACGTGTTTGGTGGCGAGGACGATCTGGGCGCGGGCGTGGAGTATGGTCCTGCCGTTGACGCCGGGGCTGGAGAGCTCGACCGGCACCAGCCAGAACGATTCCTTCTTCACGGCGCGCCCGGCCAGCACGCTCAAGGGGAACGAGGTGTTGTCCTCGAAGACCACCCCTTTGCAGATGCGAAGATCGTTGAAGCCGTGGAAACGGAAACCGGGGTTGCCGTGGAGCGCGCCGTGGGCGAGCCATTCCACGATGACCGCCATGGGGACCACCGCTTTCCCGTCCAAAACGTGCGAGCGCAGGAACGGGAATTCCGGGACGGTCAGGGTCAGCGCGAACGCCTCGGAGAGGTTCTCGGGCTTCGCCGCGGAGGAGGCCGGGGCGGCTGCTCCCTTCTGCTCGGGGAGCTGGGCGATGGCTACGATCTCGACCGGCGCGCCGGCAGCGGAGATTTCTCTGGCGAGGAAGTCGCCGCCTTCGGTGAGGTCGATCACGCCGATCCCCTCGGCTGCAAAGACCTTCTTGAGTGCCGGGGTGACCATGCCGCCGTCCCAGGGACC
Proteins encoded in this region:
- a CDS encoding 3-oxoacyl-ACP synthase III, with the protein product MKYSKVFIESFGYELAPVVVTSDELEARLEPLYKTLHFTPGQLQALTGIRERRWWEPGFQLSKGAVAAGKKALSAAGVPASEIGALLYTGVCRERFEPATACRVAAGLGISGNVAVLDLSNACLGVLNGILEVANRIELGQIRAGLVVSCESAREINDIMIARMLEDRSMENFASSLATLTGGSGAVAVLLTDGSFSKSGRRRLRGGLTQAAPEHHALCLWGITPDGKGGFAQSMSTDAVSVMNYGVELGRRTWEQFLPEVGWGEHDVDRVVCHQVGSAHQSAILKTLGIPLQKDFTSYEFLGNMGTVSLPLTAALADERDVLSEGDRVALLGIGSGLNCLMLGVDW
- a CDS encoding fatty acid CoA ligase family protein encodes the protein MLESELVNIAAHLPEMAKRQPDTRAIIFPKQNRSLSFSELNTLSDRIARGLIANGICRGVRTVLMVTPSPEFFALTFALFKVGAVPVLIDPGLGIKNLKQCFAEAQPHAFIGIPKAHLARLIFGWGKETIRTWITVGPRLFWEGTTLNRIIDEHTDASPFVPAPTSSDDVAAILFTSGSTGVPKGAVYSHGNFAAQVQALKQVYGIEPGEIDLPTFPLFALFAPALGMTAVIPEMDFTRPGSVDPKKIIGAIHTYGVTTMFGSPALINRVGRYGVQHQVKLPTLRRAISAGAPVSAAVLERFTSLLNPGVQVFTPYGATEALPVCSIGSTEILETTRKITDAGGGVCVGRPVEGIRLEIVQISDDPICSWHESLRVPTGKIGEIVVQGEQVTRGYYNRPESDHLSKIADPETGSFFHRMGDLGGRDEEGRIWFCGRKSHRVETESGPLYTIPCEAVFNAHPAVFRTALVGVGAPGELKPVLCVELEKDVKVDPELVRAELLSYAQDHIHTKSIETILFHPAFPVDIRHNAKIFREKLAVWAAARLK
- a CDS encoding alpha/beta fold hydrolase, with translation MTLDIKAHYPFTGRTLDLGGLSYHYLDEGAGEPVVMVHGNPSWSFYYRNLVLALRDNFRCIVPDHIGCGFSDKPGDDRYDYTLARRIDDLERLIDHLHPEGKITLVLHDWGGMIGMGYANRHPERIGRIVLLNTAAFHLPKEKPFPLGLKICRDTALGTLLVRGFNAFSVGASIVGCKKNPMPCELQQAYRSPYDSWANRIATLRFVQDIPLAPGDRNYDLVSEIAAGLERFADLPIAIFWGELDFVFDRTFLAEWRRRFPKAKVKNYPDAGHYILEDMKQEVVPMIAEFLRETKPGEIR
- a CDS encoding NAD-dependent epimerase/dehydratase family protein — translated: MKALVTGGGGFLGSAIVRQLLARGDQAVSFSRGEYPELALLGVEQRRGDLSDPEAVADAARGCDVVFHVAAKAGIWGEFEEYYRANVTGTENVIEACRRLGIERLVYTSSPSVVFDGSDVEGGDESLPYPAHFEAHYPHTKALAEQAVLAANAPELATVSLRPHLIWGPGDNHLVPRIVAKARSGALKRIGNRPCLVDTVYVENAAEAHLNAADRLKAGSAPAGKAYFISNGEPIPLWEMVNRILAAAGLPPITRQVSPGLAYGAGVVCETLWKMLRLSGEPPMTRFVAKELATAHWFDLSAARADLGYHPRISIDEGLRLLQDALRQGR